The following coding sequences are from one Triplophysa dalaica isolate WHDGS20190420 chromosome 12, ASM1584641v1, whole genome shotgun sequence window:
- the LOC130433071 gene encoding uncharacterized protein LOC130433071 isoform X3 — MTDSGRTFLDVAIMEALPQLQAINKNILEEHLQSIGVETYDDLRFVTEADLMTALRPVEARKLLSVWKRKYHTPENSSVSSVEASATQSLSFLSVSPRSSLSTSSSSPGLDTQWDDNFEIPWSKFPEEVMQSLERGKRPGPKLRRQMVRIVVTEMMEKCPHVGKKHSTDVATKMVAKYPNSLQDVIEGDIVGTGYHSLVKQLQNRIENVRRTSTPKIRKRKHQNDDSDTDEIPSEERAAMQDTYGCIKWNVKFLPLEETQETQQQKMEKLKEMFQHSDANPEEVKCLMKSTFYTQRQLVNQGKSIKCLREEWPFWFDELGMSVHFIELTGIDLKETFTRNLDLKGKRLLDYMTTVCVNKSKKFLQNYARLQRVRGLQSVCSGDVIEMILLLLSYFDEKEESMFFHVEETCLAEEVQLEQVPLTPVVIVCGQSCYSSTRYMLSLDRNLINTNISSFISALCLMFGSYYCFNVHYPSELASTLEFLQRCFFSINPEKGTKVENKNSKRRLNVNPRVLTLIQELSDHEWR; from the exons ATGACCGACTCAGGGCGAACCTTCCTAGATGTCGCCATCATGGAAGCCCTACCACAACTTCAAGCAATTAACAAAAACATCCTGGAAGAGCACTTGCAGTCCATTGGAGTAGAGACGTATGATGATCTACGCTTTGTAACGGAGGCTGATTTGATGACAGCATTAAGACCTGTAGAAGCCAGGAAGCTTCTTTCTGTTTGGAAACGGAAAT ACCACACTCCCGAGAACAGCTCAGTATCATCTGTGGAAGCCTCAGCTACCCAATCGCTGtcatttctctctgtctcaccCCGAAGTTCATTGTCAACCTCCTCCAGCAGCCCAGGACTTGACACACAGTGGGACGACAACTTTGAAATTCCATGGAGTAAATTTCCTGAGGAAGTGATGCAGTCTTTAGAGAGGGGGAAAAGGCCAGGCCCAAAACTAAGGAGGCAAATGGTCCGGATTGTTGTGACTGAGATGATGGAAAAATGCCCTCATGTCGGTAAAAAGCATTCAACGGACGTTGCAACAAAAATGGTGGCAAAATATCCCAATTCTCTCCAAGATGTTATAGAGGGCGATATTGTTGGAACAGGCTACCATTCCCTTGTCAAACAGTTGCAAAACAGAATTGAAAATGTGAGGCGTACTTCAACacccaaaataagaaaaagaaaacatcagaATGATGACTCCGACACAGACGAGATCCCATCAGAAGAGAGAGCAGCAATGCAGGACACTTATGGATGCATTAAATGGAATGTAAAATTTCTGCCCCTTGAAGAAACTCAAGAGACCCAGCAGCAAAAGATGGAAAAACTCAAGGAGATGTTCCAACACTCTGATGCCAATCCAGAGGAGGTAAAATGTCTAATGAAGTCCACGTTTTACACACAGCGTCAACTTGTCAACCAAGGAAAAAGTATCAAATGCCTTAGAGAGGAGTGGCCGTTTTGGTTTGATGAACTTGGCATGTCAGTCCACTTCATTGAACTCACTGGGATTGACCTCAAAGAGACATTTACACGAAATTTGGATTTGAAGGGGAAAAGGCTTCTCGACTACATGACCACAGTTTGTGTCAACAAGAGCAAGAAGTTCCTTCAGAATTATGCAAGACTTCAGAGGGTGCGTGGACTGCAGAGTGTCTGCTCAGGTGATGTGATAGAGATGATCCTGCTTCTGCTCAGCTACTTTGATGAGAAGGAGGAGTCCATGTTCTTCCATGTAGAAGAAACATGTCTGGCAGAAGAGGTCCAACTGGAGCAAGTGCCTCTGACACCCGTTGTTATTGTCTGTG GACAGTCCTGCTATTCCTCCACAAGGTACATGCTGAGTCTGGATCGGAACCTTATCAACACAAACATCTCCTCCTTCATTTCTGCATTGTGCCTCATGTTCGGAAGCTACTACTGTTTTAATGTTCATTATCCATCTGAGCTGGCTTCAACTCTGGAGTTTCttcaaag
- the LOC130433071 gene encoding uncharacterized protein LOC130433071 isoform X2, with amino-acid sequence MYIFFLFCLKVEFFFFSANMTDSGRTFLDVAIMEALPQLQAINKNILEEHLQSIGVETYDDLRFVTEADLMTALRPVEARKLLSVWKRKYHTPENSSVSSVEASATQSLSFLSVSPRSSLSTSSSSPGLDTQWDDNFEIPWSKFPEEVMQSLERGKRPGPKLRRQMVRIVVTEMMEKCPHVGKKHSTDVATKMVAKYPNSLQDVIEGDIVGTGYHSLVKQLQNRIENVRRTSTPKIRKRKHQNDDSDTDEIPSEERAAMQDTYGCIKWNVKFLPLEETQETQQQKMEKLKEMFQHSDANPEEVKCLMKSTFYTQRQLVNQGKSIKCLREEWPFWFDELGMSVHFIELTGIDLKETFTRNLDLKGKRLLDYMTTVCVNKSKKFLQNYARLQRVRGLQSVCSGDVIEMILLLLSYFDEKEESMFFHVEETCLAEEVQLEQVPLTPVVIVCGQSCYSSTRYMLSLDRNLINTNISSFISALCLMFGSYYCFNVHYPSELASTLEFLQRCFFSINPEKGTKVENKNSKRRLNVNPRVLTLIQELSDHEWR; translated from the exons atgtacattttttttctcttctgtctgaaggtggaattttttttcttcagtgcaAATATGACCGACTCAGGGCGAACCTTCCTAGATGTCGCCATCATGGAAGCCCTACCACAACTTCAAGCAATTAACAAAAACATCCTGGAAGAGCACTTGCAGTCCATTGGAGTAGAGACGTATGATGATCTACGCTTTGTAACGGAGGCTGATTTGATGACAGCATTAAGACCTGTAGAAGCCAGGAAGCTTCTTTCTGTTTGGAAACGGAAAT ACCACACTCCCGAGAACAGCTCAGTATCATCTGTGGAAGCCTCAGCTACCCAATCGCTGtcatttctctctgtctcaccCCGAAGTTCATTGTCAACCTCCTCCAGCAGCCCAGGACTTGACACACAGTGGGACGACAACTTTGAAATTCCATGGAGTAAATTTCCTGAGGAAGTGATGCAGTCTTTAGAGAGGGGGAAAAGGCCAGGCCCAAAACTAAGGAGGCAAATGGTCCGGATTGTTGTGACTGAGATGATGGAAAAATGCCCTCATGTCGGTAAAAAGCATTCAACGGACGTTGCAACAAAAATGGTGGCAAAATATCCCAATTCTCTCCAAGATGTTATAGAGGGCGATATTGTTGGAACAGGCTACCATTCCCTTGTCAAACAGTTGCAAAACAGAATTGAAAATGTGAGGCGTACTTCAACacccaaaataagaaaaagaaaacatcagaATGATGACTCCGACACAGACGAGATCCCATCAGAAGAGAGAGCAGCAATGCAGGACACTTATGGATGCATTAAATGGAATGTAAAATTTCTGCCCCTTGAAGAAACTCAAGAGACCCAGCAGCAAAAGATGGAAAAACTCAAGGAGATGTTCCAACACTCTGATGCCAATCCAGAGGAGGTAAAATGTCTAATGAAGTCCACGTTTTACACACAGCGTCAACTTGTCAACCAAGGAAAAAGTATCAAATGCCTTAGAGAGGAGTGGCCGTTTTGGTTTGATGAACTTGGCATGTCAGTCCACTTCATTGAACTCACTGGGATTGACCTCAAAGAGACATTTACACGAAATTTGGATTTGAAGGGGAAAAGGCTTCTCGACTACATGACCACAGTTTGTGTCAACAAGAGCAAGAAGTTCCTTCAGAATTATGCAAGACTTCAGAGGGTGCGTGGACTGCAGAGTGTCTGCTCAGGTGATGTGATAGAGATGATCCTGCTTCTGCTCAGCTACTTTGATGAGAAGGAGGAGTCCATGTTCTTCCATGTAGAAGAAACATGTCTGGCAGAAGAGGTCCAACTGGAGCAAGTGCCTCTGACACCCGTTGTTATTGTCTGTG GACAGTCCTGCTATTCCTCCACAAGGTACATGCTGAGTCTGGATCGGAACCTTATCAACACAAACATCTCCTCCTTCATTTCTGCATTGTGCCTCATGTTCGGAAGCTACTACTGTTTTAATGTTCATTATCCATCTGAGCTGGCTTCAACTCTGGAGTTTCttcaaag